The Misgurnus anguillicaudatus chromosome 12, ASM2758022v2, whole genome shotgun sequence region TGCCAGATAAAACACAGTGATGGTCAAACAAATCCTGTCCGGGAACGGTTTAAAAGCTTTGTGTCTCATTAATATGCCTTGAAATAAAGGCAGTAACAGTTCCAGGACCCTTATTTGCTTTTTGCTTTTCCAGACCGAGTGTCCTTATTGTGATCTGTTATTATGTGCACCTCACAGAGGTGAACTCAATGATCCCCGTTACTAAAGACAACCACCTCAGTACCAGCTGTGGTAGTTGGGATACGGGGCATCTTCTTTACTGGACTGGGAATATGCTGAAAGACATGAAGATAAACATATTAGCAAAAAATCTTTTTGCATTGTTCTGCTAGAGAAAACATCAGTTGTTATTAACTACTGTAGGCTTGTttattcactgcaaaaaataaatgtcttatttagtatttttgtcttttttttactagtataaatatctaaaatttcttaaattgagaaaaatttACTTGGTAAGCAAAGTGCCTTAAGCACTTAAGATATTAAGTCTTGTTTTAAGTCAAAACCGCttgattttcatcatttatttcaataaacaagccaaaatatctgccagtgtggtaagaaaaataaacttaaatgaGTTTATTTGGTTTAAGTTGAAACTGGAAttaaagccctattcggacgggattcatttcacagggggacctctgagaaaattgtgcttctcagaggtcctctgtgtttttaatcacgTTCGAAttggccatgtctgtgtttttctctgacgacttccgtaagaattccagagcaatttacctactgtttttcgccaaactcagaggtcctctgagaaatttaattgagtccggatgcaaatgtctgtgcaatatcttttgaaaacgcgattcttgttgtgttttggccaacgtaaTCTGCCGTAAAGTCTTACTAACGCGCATATAATGTACTTACTGAGTTCAattcattcagatatggatgtttttttacattctgcaaaataaaaaaattaaatcaagacgagctgaatatcaaacacttTTTAGACTGGCCGCTTTAATATCAGTATAAGGTAAACTCAACCTTATTTTGTTCAACTCACATAGgctactttagtaggatttgttaaaattaaattaataaattatgatgaaactcaaacgtcgtttggaaaactaatcctgtccgaatagtgcttagattttttttcttactgcACTGGCAGATAGTTTTACTTGatttttatacagtaaacaAGAGTTAAAATCTTCAGCCACTTTGCTTATccagtttaagaaaaatgtccaATATTTCTCTGCTTAcactttgcttgttttatgcacaaaataacttaaatttgatagttttggtccaaaaactagactcctttcttgggttgttttgctcatcaagaaaaagcatcccaatcCAAGAACtcttagatttttttgctgaaaacaagaaaaaaatactaagaatccttttcttgaaaatcattttttgcagtgtaagacattcattttttgcagtgtgtttaTCAGGAGAATATTTAATATACCTCAGTTGTAATGCTGGAATCGATGAGACCTGCCTCCAAAGGTCTATCATCATTCAGAGAGCATCTGGCGTACTGTCTGCGATGTTTGTCATCCACCCGAGTGAGGTACCACGTCCCTGGGAACAGATCATCTACAGAACCCTGAGGGATGTAGTTTGCTGTGAAAATACAACAAAtcacacagtaaaaaaaactcATTCTCAAACAGGCCAATCCAAATCAATAAAAGAACAGCAAAATGAAAACACCTGTATACCTAAATGGTGAGTTTCTTCTCTGATCTTCATGTTCTCAGCAAACAGAGCGGGTGAAAACTTCTTTCTGGAGTCCAGTCTGGTCTGTAGATCACAGAGACTGGAGACCAACTTATCCAGTGCAGATCCTTAAGAGTAAACATGGAGATTACTACTTAAGTGTCAGGAAATCAACCTTCAGGTATAGGTGTGACAGACTGGGTCTGAGCAATAGCGCAGTAACAACTATCTAATCAGTGTTATtaaagttgtgtgtgtgtgtgaatgaacATACCAGGTGTAGCATCTTGTGTGACTTTGATGGAGTAAAGGGTAGCAGCAAAGCCTGAGCCGTAAGAAAACACACCAATTCTCTGACCTGCCAACTGCTGCGGTGTTTGTCtaaagaggaaaaaacaaataaagcgATGACATTCAGAGTCATCATGCTCTGAATAATCTATAATTGTGTTAATAAGTGACATGAGAAACGTGTGACACTCACTGTGCGAGGACCGATGCCAGGCAGCCGTAAACTGAAGGTGTGTACATGTTTCCATTCTGATTGGATACGAGAAGAGATGCTTTTGTTTTCTGCTCAAACAGTTCTGTGCTGGCCTTCATAAAGGCTTTCTCTACATCtctgtcaaaatatgtgtcctcaATCTTCACATCtctggaaaaaaacaaaataaagggttttaaaaagattttcaataaaaagtCCATAAATTAATGAATTGGATATAGaaaattaggcattttttttcagaaatgcaGCAAGCAGAAGATTGAAATCTGGAGAGGGCGTAGTTAAACCGACGCTCCAAACAAGCCATCAAACTGACCTCAACAGAGAATGATTGACACAAGTGGGGaagtttatgagggcacatgaattaaataataatgatcCAACATgcataaattgtttataatgaacACTGCAATATAAATAAGAAGagtcagttttgattttatgagGTGTCATAGAATAACTTTGACTGTAACTGTGTGTAAAGATAAAGTGATGATCTCAATTTTTATCATCACTTATATAAATTTACCACATTTCAGAAGGGTTTTCTATAAGTGTACAATTATTTTCATACCTTATTCTATGTGGAACTTTAAATGCACAATAATTGAAGTTATAAACTGACTGCCCACAGATTtatgaatataaaatgaaacttaAAGGGTATCTTAACTATGAATACTTTATACTTTATATTTGCCTTCTCCTACTAAAAATCCATGATAAAATGTAATACTCAATTTAGCCTATGGAGGCCGCCATTATTTATCTTGAATTGAGTTGCTGACATGTAATGGCTGTTTACTACAGCCAGAATTACTAGTTTTAGTAAATGTTATGGTATCTAATAAAAGTTTTAAAGTGATAATGTTTTACTGCCCAtcttacatttagtcatttacaTTTGGTCATTTACACCTTCTTACCTCTGAGATTTATATTGATAATTtctcatttgtatgtttttttgtatAGTTCATAATTTACGTTACTCTACGATTCATATTGTTCTTGTATTTTTAATGGCATGCAGGTGTCACATAGCACCACCAgtctgtgtgcatttataaCTCTCATCTTctgtttcacatcattttacaaTCAACTAATTGAAGACTGTTTAACCATGTTTACCTCGCAGTAGCATTAATGGAACGGGTTTGAATTGAAACAATTTGATGTCATGTATTGTGATGCGAACAAAACGGCAGTTTCCAAGTGAAAAGATAAGATTCTTTCCAAGTTCATTAAAACCATGAcatttgtactgtttttaatttttacattcGTATATCCAATCCCAGTGTTAGTCTTTTATGCCATACAAGCATTTATAGTCAAGGTATTCTTTAACCGCTGGTATAATCTGTCTTTAATATGGTGGTACCTGAAAGCTTCCAGTCCACTGAAGGGTCCACTGTCTGTGTTTGGACTCGGATCAGAAAGAAAATCATTGAGCATCAGACGGGCAAAAGATTTCTGCACCAGTTTACAGTAAGGAGAGTGAAACACCACGAAGCCAAAGTCCTCCAGATTAAAGCGCTTTTCAAGACCCTCTGAAACACAAGAAAGAGAACTCTTTATTATTTAATGTTAGTTTATTACCTGAACATTCATTTAACATTAACCTTACCCTCTCTAGATAGTGTCTTTTGAGATGTGCATTCAGCACTTTccacaaaatataaatacacaaaatcttattttcttttttaacaaATGAAATTAGATAATTTACCTTCAGGAATGAtctattaaattatattatttattattatttgttattattatattaataaccATTTATACAATAACCTGTTTAATATTCAATGAACTTGTTGACGCCATGGACCGCTTCTGGGTCCAACCGCTTACAGATGCCATAGGGAAATAGCAACAAAAGTCTTGCATCATAATGCAAAACTACCAAAAAAACACAATCCTACTTTGTATCTCCATAATAAAATCTGAGATGACCGGACATGGACTCAAGGACATtgattttttatgaattaaaaatatattgctGTCTGTAATTCTGTGAGCCTGGAGAATGCAGTGTACACTGTGAGTTTATATAATTTTTGCTTAAATGTGTGATATGaataaatagtgctcataaacagctgtttaaataatatcctctaTTGCAATTAGTGGGGACACGTATTGTCTACAACAggtgtaaatatttttcacaaagCCAGACGTAGCTAAACCAGACATAAGGCTTACATCCAACTTTTTTACGTCCAGCTGGTTCAACCAGCCCGGCCCTAGGtttgtaatgtaaaataaagtcaCATATGTTGCTTGTCactatattaaaatgtttgtgttatgTGCCACAATGTTTACACGTGTCATAATAACAGTAATAGAAGTGATGAcatctgtttttaaaacaaatagaaacagaaaaacatttttgcagATATGAATTGTTGTGTATATATTTGCTAACCTCTTTGCCATTGGGCATGAATTTTATTCCTGTAAACCGAGTAGCATCTATCTAATGCACTGAGATAACACTG contains the following coding sequences:
- the hmgcs1 gene encoding hydroxymethylglutaryl-CoA synthase, cytoplasmic isoform X2, producing the protein MPGSLPISCEATWPKDVGIIAMEVYVPSQYVDQTELEEFDGAGAGKYTIGLGQARMGFCTDREDINSLCLTVVQRLMERNGLSYESVGRLEVGTETIIDKSKSVKTVLMQLFDESGNTDVEGVDTTNACYGGTAALFNAINWVESSSWDGRYALVVAGDIAVYATGSARPTGGAGAVAMLVGPNAPLAFERGLRGTHMQHAYDFYKPDMVSEYPVVDGKLSIQCYLSALDRCYSVYRNKIHAQWQREGLEKRFNLEDFGFVVFHSPYCKLVQKSFARLMLNDFLSDPSPNTDSGPFSGLEAFRDVKIEDTYFDRDVEKAFMKASTELFEQKTKASLLVSNQNGNMYTPSVYGCLASVLAQQTPQQLAGQRIGVFSYGSGFAATLYSIKVTQDATPGSALDKLVSSLCDLQTRLDSRKKFSPALFAENMKIREETHHLANYIPQGSVDDLFPGTWYLTRVDDKHRRQYARCSLNDDRPLEAGLIDSSITTEHIPSPVKKMPRIPTTTAGTEVVVFSNGDH
- the hmgcs1 gene encoding hydroxymethylglutaryl-CoA synthase, cytoplasmic isoform X1, which codes for MIVSSLRMPGSLPISCEATWPKDVGIIAMEVYVPSQYVDQTELEEFDGAGAGKYTIGLGQARMGFCTDREDINSLCLTVVQRLMERNGLSYESVGRLEVGTETIIDKSKSVKTVLMQLFDESGNTDVEGVDTTNACYGGTAALFNAINWVESSSWDGRYALVVAGDIAVYATGSARPTGGAGAVAMLVGPNAPLAFERGLRGTHMQHAYDFYKPDMVSEYPVVDGKLSIQCYLSALDRCYSVYRNKIHAQWQREGLEKRFNLEDFGFVVFHSPYCKLVQKSFARLMLNDFLSDPSPNTDSGPFSGLEAFRDVKIEDTYFDRDVEKAFMKASTELFEQKTKASLLVSNQNGNMYTPSVYGCLASVLAQQTPQQLAGQRIGVFSYGSGFAATLYSIKVTQDATPGSALDKLVSSLCDLQTRLDSRKKFSPALFAENMKIREETHHLANYIPQGSVDDLFPGTWYLTRVDDKHRRQYARCSLNDDRPLEAGLIDSSITTEHIPSPVKKMPRIPTTTAGTEVVVFSNGDH